A genomic segment from Nicotiana sylvestris chromosome 1, ASM39365v2, whole genome shotgun sequence encodes:
- the LOC138868628 gene encoding uncharacterized protein, with product MFFDGSARRNGTGAGVMLIFPERQVLPFSFVLGETCSNNVAEYQALIVNLKMALEMKILQLEIYGDSKLIINQLLGSYEVKKKDLLSYHEYAFGLLEKFNRVFLNHIPREENCKADALANLATTIALGENESTKVYVCHRWVIPRLLDLQVNESHHTSIRVIEEEDWRQPLIEYLEHGKLPEDPRQRTNIKRKAPRFIFYKGTLFRRSFEGLFLRCLDKEEARQAIEKHILAHVEHTNLVPSSIFASRGWATTGRQW from the coding sequence atgttctttgatggatctGCACGTCGTAATGGTACGGGGGCAGGTGTTATGTTGATCTTTCCAGAAAGACAagtcttgccattctcctttgttTTAGGTGAAACATGCTCCAACAATGTTGCAGAGTACCAAGCTTTGATCGTCAATCTCAAAATGGCATTAGAAATGAAGATTCTACAGTTGGAGATCTACGGCGACTCTAAGCTGATCATCAACCAACTTTTGGGAAGTTACGAGGTAAAGAAGAAAGATCTATTGTCATACCATGAATACGCTTTCGGTTTACTTGAAAAATTCAACCGAGTGTTCTTAAACCACATCCCAAGAGAAGAAAATTGCAAGgctgatgctttggctaactTGGCCACGACAATAGCACTTGGAGAGAATGAGTCAACAAAGGTATATGTGTGTCATCGATGGGTTATTCCTAGACTTCTGGATCTTCAAGTCAACGAAAGCCATCATACGTCTATTCGAGTGATTGAAGAAGAAGATTGGAGGCAACCACTAATAGAGTACCTTGAACATGGAAAGTTACCTGAAGATCCGCGACAAAGAACAAACATCAAACGAAAAGCACCACGATTCATCTTCTATAAGGGGACATTGTTTCGCCGCTCTTTTGAAGGACTATTCTTGCGATGTCTTGACAAAGAAGAAGCTCGCCAAGCGATAGAGAAGCACATTCTGGCTCATGTGGAGCACACCAATCTGGTCCCAAGCTCCATTTTTGCATCAAGAGGATGGGCTACTACTGGGCGACAATGGTGA